The Ptiloglossa arizonensis isolate GNS036 chromosome 13, iyPtiAriz1_principal, whole genome shotgun sequence genome window below encodes:
- the LOC143153791 gene encoding uncharacterized protein LOC143153791, with amino-acid sequence MTAAYTNDPITQEQNIEKKTDTIDNKISHNTKEQTTREENTEITSAEMMKLATGCPDQEEIPVNQAKPTFCISVNTSAFIEQKDKDTLECMKYSEDNKFSEENENIRTIDDDQDTITNSTEIKNSEVSINGDSSATKSTFDPIVSTRLDAVLTESDTQNAMSGTRGTDSFSNDNFIVQELQNSIESIITETINFTNNPEIRNGSLENADFRNDTKEIYDVESELNFHEAVRAGDAKSVAALLTRDSVQNLDEPDWNVSGDSPLLVAATNHCLPVLSLLLANGCDPAVRSPRGETALHRVILNGGPGNVLQFVGELLKYGCPPSVKEAGGGLTALHVLTRQLAHAQGSKNLHHNFDAALKTLDLLARAGPVNAKDHQGRSALHILASSTIFDNNHRTEIESLIETLLAAGADPALKNDRGETPLHECLECGALNTAFLLVLHTPTGIMSRYGETPLHIASRKNYADMVAKLLEQGEDPSVQDAGGNTPLHLASARGFHQIVSLLVTSPLAQLEKLNTEGLTALQVAAESGFVNAVKLLLKAGADPSQTVHYCSTTLHRHPDISVLIHHELSRRRQLAA; translated from the exons ATGACTGCTGCTTATACGAACGATCCTATAACCCAGGAACAAAACATAGAGAAGAAAACGGACACGATAGACAATAAAATATCTCATAATACAAAAGAACAAACAACACGCGAAGAAAATACTGAAATTACATCTGCAGAAATGATGAAGCTTGCAACAGGTTGCCCGGATCAAGAGGAAATCCCCGTTAATCAAGCAAAACCAACATTTTGTATATCGGTTAATACATCGGCATTCATTGAACAGAAAGATAAAGATACCCTGGAATGTATGAAATATTCTGAGGATAATAAATTTTCGGAGGAGAATGAAAATATACGTACGATCGATGATGATCAAGATACGATTACCAATTCAACTGAAATCAAAAACAGTGAAGTGTCGATAAATGGTGATTCAAGTGCAACAAAGTCGACTTTCGATCCGATCGTCTCAACAAGACTTGATGCAGTTCTCACTGAAAGTGATACTCAAAATGCAATGTCGGGAACACGTGGAACTGATTCATTCTCGAATGATAATTTTATAGTACAAGAATTACAGAATTCTATTGAGAGTATTATTACAGAAACGATAAACTTTACGAACAATCCTGAGATTCGCAATGGATCATTGGAGAATGCAGATTTTCGAAATGATACAAAGGAAATATATGATGTGGAAAGTGAGTTAAATTTTCACGAGGCTGTACGTGCTGGTGACGCTAAGAGCGTTGCAGCGCTTCTTACAAGGGACTCTGTACAAAACCTGGACGAACCGGATTGGAATGTTTCAGGTGATTCACCCCTGCTAGTAGCTGCTACTAATCATTGTTTGCCCGTTCTTAG TTTATTACTTGCGAACGGGTGCGATCCAGCTGTGCGTTCTCCTCGCGGTGAAACGGCGCTTCATAGAGTGATTTTAAATGGAGGACCTGGGAACGTATTACAGTTCGTAGGAGAACTTTTAAAATATGGTTGTCCACCAAGTGTCAAAGAAGCCGGTGGTGGATTGACCGCGTTACATGTATTAACTCGACAATTAGCACATGCGCAAGGATCGAAAAATCTCCATCATAACTTTGATGCAGCTTTGAAGACGCTCGATTTATTAGCGCGTGCTGGCCCTGTTAATGCGAAAGATCATCAAGGCCGCAGCGCACTTCACATTTTAGCCTCTTCCACTATATTTG ATAATAATCATAGAACTGAAATTGAATCATTAATCGAGACTTTGTTGGCTGCTGGCGCGGATCCGGCACTGAAGAATGATCGAGGAGAGACTCCTCTACATGAGTGTCTCGAGTGCGGCGCTTTAAACACCGCGTTTTTATTGGTACTTCATACACCGACTGGTATAATGTCGCGCTATGGCGAAACTCCGTTGCACATTGCCTCTAGAAAGAATTACGCCGACATGGTAGCGAAATTATTGGAGCAAGGAGAAGATCCCAGCGTACAAGATGCTGGCGGTAATACACCGTTACATCTAGCTTCTGCAAGGGGTTTTCATCAGATCGTTTCTTTATTAGTAACGTCTCCCCTCGCGCaattggagaaactcaacactgaAGGGTTGACTGCCCTTCAAGTAGCCGCGGAAAGTGGCTTTGTTAATGCAGTAAAACTGTTGCTAAAAGCGGGTGCAGATCCAAGTCAAACAGTGCATTATTGTTCGACGACTCTTCATCGTCATCCTGATATTTCTGTTTTAATACATCATGAATTGAGTAGACGTCGTCAACTTGCTGCTTGA